One window from the genome of Nicotiana tomentosiformis chromosome 5, ASM39032v3, whole genome shotgun sequence encodes:
- the LOC138892149 gene encoding uncharacterized protein gives MDATSIVSAIGLIKETKCPRPLQSDPAQRDHNLICKYDGTHGNRIEDYRQLREDVARLFNNGHLREFLSERAKNHLKNRDANKQIEQEEHQHVINMIIGGVDVPQGPMIKCTKVSITREKQTRDYIPEGDIPFSNKDAEGIIQPHNDALIISVLINKS, from the coding sequence atggATGCAACGAGTATAGTGTCAGCCATCGGTCTCATCAAGGAGACTAAGTGTCCAAGGCCACTCCAGTCTGATCCTGCACAGAGGGATCACAATTTGATATGTAAGTATGATGGTACTCACGGGAATAGAATAGAGGATTATCGACAGTTAAGGGAAGACGTGGCTcgtctattcaacaatgggcatcttcgagaatttctAAGTGagcgggccaaaaaccatttaaAAAATAGGGACGCCAACAAGCAGATCGAGCAGGAAGAACATCAACATGTGATTAACATGATTATTGGAGGAGTAGACGTTCCACAAGGACCAATGATAAAATGCACCAAAGTTTCTATCACAAGAGAAAAACAAACTAGAGATTATATCCCGGAAGGAGATATCCCTTTTAGTAATAAGGACGCCGAGGGAATCattcaacctcacaatgatgcactgataatatctgtacttattaataaatcttga